From the genome of Halomonas sp. MCCC 1A13316, one region includes:
- a CDS encoding transporter substrate-binding domain-containing protein produces the protein MKRQVKTATLVSGMALALGLAGSASASETLDVVTDPSFVPFEMMDQESGEMVGFDMDIIAAVAERAGFDYELNTMDFNGIIPAVQTGNVDIAIAGITITEERAEIVDFSDPYYDSGLKILVRAGEDGVEEIEDLAGKTIATKVGSTSYDFLQENLGDSAEITPYPGSSDMYMALLGGSADAVFYDAPNVAYFAQTRGEGRAKVVGPLYEGQQYGIVFVKGSEWVEPANEALAEMRDDGTYDEIHEKWFGSANDE, from the coding sequence ATGAAACGACAAGTGAAGACGGCCACCCTGGTTTCGGGCATGGCCTTGGCACTCGGCCTTGCCGGCTCAGCCTCTGCCAGCGAAACGCTCGACGTGGTCACCGACCCAAGCTTCGTCCCTTTCGAGATGATGGATCAGGAAAGCGGCGAAATGGTCGGTTTCGACATGGACATCATCGCCGCGGTCGCCGAGCGAGCCGGATTCGATTACGAACTCAACACCATGGATTTCAATGGCATCATCCCCGCCGTTCAGACCGGTAACGTGGATATTGCCATCGCCGGTATCACTATCACGGAGGAGCGCGCCGAGATCGTCGACTTCTCGGACCCCTACTACGATAGCGGCCTGAAGATCCTGGTGCGTGCCGGCGAGGATGGCGTCGAGGAGATCGAGGATCTCGCAGGCAAGACCATCGCCACCAAGGTCGGCTCCACCAGTTACGACTTCCTGCAGGAGAACCTCGGCGACAGCGCCGAGATTACCCCCTACCCCGGCAGCAGCGACATGTACATGGCACTGCTCGGCGGTAGCGCCGACGCCGTGTTCTACGATGCCCCCAACGTCGCTTACTTCGCCCAGACCCGCGGCGAAGGCCGGGCCAAGGTGGTTGGACCGCTATACGAGGGGCAGCAGTACGGCATCGTATTCGTCAAGGGTAGCGAATGGGTCGAACCCGCCAATGAGGCACTGGCCGAGATGCGCGATGACGGCACTTACGACGAAATCCACGAGAAGTGGTTCGGCAGCGCGAACGACGAGTGA
- a CDS encoding amino acid ABC transporter permease: protein MDVTFQFDWEAAFASIPFLLKGIPYTLLISFGGLAIGFFIGILFGLLRISPIAWLRVPAIAYIEIFRGTPVLVQVLFIFYGLPQLLGGPINALVAGIAAIAVNSGAYISEIVRGGVQSIERGQREASLSLGLSRTQSFRYIIWPQALRRMIPPLGNQGIISIKDTSLFSVIGVGELVRQGQVYIATTFNALEVYLMVALLYLAITLSLSLALRLLERRGLVGQ from the coding sequence GTGGACGTCACCTTCCAATTCGACTGGGAGGCGGCCTTCGCCTCCATTCCCTTTCTGCTGAAGGGGATCCCCTATACGCTGCTGATCTCTTTCGGCGGCCTGGCCATCGGCTTTTTCATCGGCATCCTGTTCGGCCTGCTGCGCATCAGCCCCATCGCCTGGCTACGTGTGCCGGCAATCGCCTACATCGAGATCTTCCGTGGTACCCCGGTGCTGGTCCAGGTGCTGTTCATCTTCTATGGCCTGCCCCAACTGCTTGGCGGTCCGATCAATGCCCTGGTGGCCGGTATCGCCGCCATCGCGGTGAACTCGGGAGCCTATATCTCGGAGATCGTGCGCGGCGGCGTTCAGTCGATCGAACGCGGCCAGCGCGAGGCCAGCCTGTCACTGGGACTCTCGCGAACACAGTCGTTCCGCTACATCATCTGGCCCCAGGCGCTTCGCCGCATGATTCCGCCGCTCGGCAACCAGGGGATCATCAGCATCAAGGACACTTCGCTGTTCTCGGTCATCGGGGTCGGCGAGCTGGTGCGCCAGGGCCAGGTCTATATCGCCACTACCTTCAACGCCCTGGAAGTCTATCTCATGGTCGCCCTCCTCTATCTGGCGATAACCCTGAGCCTGTCATTGGCACTGCGCCTGCTCGAGCGCAGGGGCCTGGTTGGACAATGA
- the erpA gene encoding iron-sulfur cluster insertion protein ErpA, which yields MSGAESFVPTPMMLSDAARKRLQGLLKEEGKPDLKLRVYVTGGGCSGFQYGFDFAESVDDDDTLIEFGEVALVVDELSYQYLVGSTVDYEEGLAGARFLVQNPNATTTCGCGASFMV from the coding sequence ATGAGCGGCGCAGAATCCTTCGTGCCCACTCCCATGATGCTCTCGGACGCTGCCAGGAAGCGGCTTCAAGGGCTCCTCAAGGAAGAGGGCAAACCCGACCTCAAGCTTCGCGTCTACGTGACGGGAGGCGGCTGCTCGGGCTTCCAGTACGGCTTCGACTTTGCCGAATCGGTCGATGACGACGACACCCTGATCGAATTCGGTGAGGTAGCCCTGGTCGTCGATGAGCTTTCCTACCAGTACCTCGTGGGTTCCACCGTCGACTACGAGGAGGGGCTCGCCGGTGCCCGTTTTCTGGTCCAGAACCCCAACGCCACGACCACCTGCGGCTGTGGTGCCTCCTTCATGGTCTAA